A region from the Corylus avellana chromosome ca7, CavTom2PMs-1.0 genome encodes:
- the LOC132186422 gene encoding uncharacterized protein LOC132186422, whose amino-acid sequence MPRNEGRAKSGRKALKDLSNNNHGGRFSKSLNSKKKLSETTNKDVSRAGEEDDALDRLMLVQSDLSSLVHQIDELVVQAFKLKATSKHGRTEIESFTHFLSEMLSSLKPWFPRFQKVLSSPMESENQLRQTGASKIVSSANEVESNAPDSPEQSKLDSLISPSPLVSWRADCTIERGRQMFLLTPLPISKALSSKHQGPSKSVFERITFNTITGPPSNFTISGDINDNLLEGVHIRPTPSKPSDSAVTEKGNTLQSEFVSSPMLSKRNCSMLVMTPCMKMSPPKSCVLLEPISESSHQGNHRVHKSTPFPFGIHCSSSQLSESSANDDSEGLAFKYPELLGIQQAYKPGVGKKKAETSPDWFVSPPKTCVLLNPPDEKSLKNAADDCQIPATSHVFNQQMNSILSKEDTVQCGFLQTNKSCNQEPRGGNLAFMDSTPIWKEPESTICRGKVPGENTLKKELWTKFDAASSHGLRFNVSVPQNTAQRGFLELLDEASCDEGS is encoded by the exons ATGCCAAGGAACGAAGGGAGAGCCAAGTCTGGAAGGAAGGCACTGAAGGACTTATCAAACAACAACCATGGTGGAAGGTTCTCCAAATCGCTCAATTCGAAGAAGAAATTATCGGAGACGACGAACAAGGATGTGTCTAGGGCGGGTGAAGAAGACGACGCGCTCGACCGCCTCATGCTCGTCCAGTCCGATCTCTCCTCTCTAGTCCACCAG ATTGATGAACTCGTTGTGCAAGCATTTAAACTGAAGGCAACAAGCAAACACGGGAGAACAGAAATTGAATCTTTCACGCATTTCTTGTCTGAAATGCTTTCTTCTTTAAAG CCATGGTTCCCCAGATTTCAGAAGGTGCTCTCCAGTCCTATGGAATCTGAGAATCAGCTGAGACAGACTGGTGCTAGTAAAATAGTGTCTTCAGCTAATGAAGTTGAAAGCAATGCTCCTGACAGTCCGGAGCAAAGCAAGTTGGATTCTTTAATCTCTCCTTCTCCCCTTGTGTCATGGCGTGCTGACTGCACTATTGAGAGAGGTAGACAGATGTTTCTGCTTACACCTCTGCCTATATCAAAAGCTCTATCATCCAAACATCAGGGCCCATCTAAATCAGTATTTGAAAGGATTACGTTCAATACTATTACTGGGCCACCATCTAATTTTACTATTTCAGGAGATATAAATGATAATTTGCTTGAAGGTGTGCATATAAGGCCAACTCCTAGTAAGCCATCTGATTCTGCCGTCACTGAAAAGGGAAACACCCTACAGTCTGAATTTGTGTCTTCACCCATGTTGTCTAAACGAAACTGTTCCATGCTTGTTATGACTCCATGCATGAAAATGTCACCTCCAAAATCTTGTGTATTGCTTGAACCTATATCCGAGTCCTCTCATCAAGGCAATCACAGGGTCCATAAGTCCACCCCATTTCCTTTTGGAATTCATTGCAGTAGTTCACAACTTTCCGAATCCTCTGCCAATGATGATTCTGAGGGTCTTGCTTTCAAGTATCCAGAGCTCTTAGGGATTCAACAGGCTTATAAACCAGGAGTTGGAAAGAAAAAGGCAGAAACATCACCAGATTGGTTTGTTTCACCTCCTAAGACTTGTGTTTTACTCAACCCACCTGATGAGAAGTCATTGAAGAATGCAGCCGATGACTGCCAGATCCCTGCAACATCTCATGTTTTCAATCAGCAAATGAACTCGATTTTATCAAAGGAGGACACTGTTCAATGTGGCTTTCTGCAAACCAACAAATCTTGTAATCAAG AACCTCGTGGTGGTAATTTAGCATTCATGGACAGCACTCCAATATGGAAGGAACCTGAAAGCACAATCTGCAGAGGCAAAGTTCCGGGTGAGAATACTCTAAAGAAAGAGTTGTGGACAAAGTTTGACGCAGCATCTTCCCATGGGCTTCGTTTTAATGTCTCTGTGCCCCAAAATACTGCTCAGAGAGGATTTCTTGAGTTGCTGGATGAGGCCTCTTGTGATGAGGGAAGTTAA